The Panicum virgatum strain AP13 chromosome 5K, P.virgatum_v5, whole genome shotgun sequence genome has a window encoding:
- the LOC120706766 gene encoding pectin acetylesterase 3-like isoform X1 — MGEAGVLTTNSKPCRRPVLLAAVLAVVLVGSFFVAEAAADEMTTTTMSGGKGDRGGGRKRRRRSSRRRAEAAAAPLMVPITVLKSAADAGAVCMDGTSPAYHLDPGSGAGNNSWIVNLENVRVQGGGWCNNVRACQFRKTSRRGSSDLMEKEIPFGGIMSSSPADNPDFYNWNRVKIRYCDGASFAGEGFDKENGFYFRGQRIWDAVIRHLLSVGMASADQALLTGCSAGGLAVILHCDEFQDFFPRTTAGGGRATTVKCLADAGLFLDAVDVSGGRSLRSYYSDIVAMQGVAPNLPPACTARLDATSCFFPQNVIDGIKTPIFLLNAAYDVWQIQESLAPNGADPGGAWRACKSNRSACDASQMKFLQDFRDQMVASVRGFSGSGSNGLFINSCFAHCQSELPATWSNAAGGSPAIQNKGIARSVGDWYFGRAEVKAIDCPYPCDGTCRHII, encoded by the exons ATGGGGGAAGCCGGGGTTTTAACAACCAACAGCAAGCCCTGCCGCCGGCCGGTTCTGCTCGCCGCTGTCCTGGCCGTCGTCCTCGTGGGAAGCTTCTTCGtcgccgaggccgcggcggatgagatgacgacgacgaccatgagcggcggcaagggcgaccgcggcggcggcaggaagaggcggaggaggagcagcaggaggcgggccgaggcggcggcggcgccgctgatgGTGCCCATCACCGTCCTCAagtccgccgccgacgccggagcCG TGTGCATGGATGGAACGTCGCCTGCTTACCACTTGGATCCTGGCTCCGGGGCAGGGAACAACAGCTGGATTGTCAACCTTGAG AACGTACGCGTGCAGGGAGGCGGGTGGTGCAACAACGTGAGGGCCTGCCAGTTCCGCAAGACCAGCCGCCGCGGCTCGTCGGACCTCATGGAGAAGGAGATCCCCTTCGGCGGCATCATGAGCAGCAGCCCCGCCGACAACCCTG ATTTCTACAACTGGAACCGGGTGAAGATCCGCTACTGCGACGGCGCTTCCTTCGCCGGCGAAGGCTTCGACAAG GAGAATGGGTTTTACTTCCGGGGGCAGCGCATCTGGGACGCCGTCATCCGGCACCTCCTCTCCGTCGGGATGGCCTCGGCAGACCAGGCGCTGCTCACCGGCTGCTCTGCCGGCGGCCTGGCGGTGATACTCCACTGCGACGAGTTCCAGGACTTCTTCCCGCgcaccaccgccggcggcggccgggccacCACCGTCAAGTGCCTCGCCGACGCCGGTCTCTTCCTCGACGC TGTTGATGTCTCCGGCGGTCGCAGCCTGAGATCCTACTACTCCGACATCGTGGCGATGCAGGGCGTGGCTCCCAACCTGCCGCCGGCCTGCACCGCCCGGCTCGACGCCACCTCG TGCTTCTTCCCTCAGAACGTGATCGATGGCATAAAGACCCCAATCTTCCTGCTAAACGCAGCGTACGACGTCTGGCAG ATACAGGAGAGCCTGGCGCCCAACGGAGCTGACCCTGGTGGCGCCTGGCGAGCCTGCAAGTCCAACCGCTCTGCCTGCGACGCGTCCCAGATGAAGTTCCTGCAAG ATTTCAGGGACCAGATGGTCGCATCCGTGAGAGGCTTCTCCGGCTCCGGAAGCAACGGCCTGTTCATCAACTCCTGCTTCGCGCACTGCCAGTCCGAGCTGCCGGCCACCTGGAGCAACGCAGCAGGCGGCTCCCCCGCCATTCAGAACAAG GGGATCGCGAGGTCAGTTGGAGATTGGTACTTCGGCCGAGCTGAAGTGAAGGCGATCGACTGTCCCTACCCCTGCGATGGAACATGCCGCCACATCATCTGA
- the LOC120706766 gene encoding pectin acetylesterase 3-like isoform X2 — protein MGEAGVLTTNSKPCRRPVLLAAVLAVVLVGSFFVAEAAADEMTTTTMSGGKGDRGGGRKRRRRSSRRRAEAAAAPLMVPITVLKSAADAGAVCMDGTSPAYHLDPGSGAGNNSWIVNLEGGGWCNNVRACQFRKTSRRGSSDLMEKEIPFGGIMSSSPADNPDFYNWNRVKIRYCDGASFAGEGFDKENGFYFRGQRIWDAVIRHLLSVGMASADQALLTGCSAGGLAVILHCDEFQDFFPRTTAGGGRATTVKCLADAGLFLDAVDVSGGRSLRSYYSDIVAMQGVAPNLPPACTARLDATSCFFPQNVIDGIKTPIFLLNAAYDVWQIQESLAPNGADPGGAWRACKSNRSACDASQMKFLQDFRDQMVASVRGFSGSGSNGLFINSCFAHCQSELPATWSNAAGGSPAIQNKGIARSVGDWYFGRAEVKAIDCPYPCDGTCRHII, from the exons ATGGGGGAAGCCGGGGTTTTAACAACCAACAGCAAGCCCTGCCGCCGGCCGGTTCTGCTCGCCGCTGTCCTGGCCGTCGTCCTCGTGGGAAGCTTCTTCGtcgccgaggccgcggcggatgagatgacgacgacgaccatgagcggcggcaagggcgaccgcggcggcggcaggaagaggcggaggaggagcagcaggaggcgggccgaggcggcggcggcgccgctgatgGTGCCCATCACCGTCCTCAagtccgccgccgacgccggagcCG TGTGCATGGATGGAACGTCGCCTGCTTACCACTTGGATCCTGGCTCCGGGGCAGGGAACAACAGCTGGATTGTCAACCTTGAG GGAGGCGGGTGGTGCAACAACGTGAGGGCCTGCCAGTTCCGCAAGACCAGCCGCCGCGGCTCGTCGGACCTCATGGAGAAGGAGATCCCCTTCGGCGGCATCATGAGCAGCAGCCCCGCCGACAACCCTG ATTTCTACAACTGGAACCGGGTGAAGATCCGCTACTGCGACGGCGCTTCCTTCGCCGGCGAAGGCTTCGACAAG GAGAATGGGTTTTACTTCCGGGGGCAGCGCATCTGGGACGCCGTCATCCGGCACCTCCTCTCCGTCGGGATGGCCTCGGCAGACCAGGCGCTGCTCACCGGCTGCTCTGCCGGCGGCCTGGCGGTGATACTCCACTGCGACGAGTTCCAGGACTTCTTCCCGCgcaccaccgccggcggcggccgggccacCACCGTCAAGTGCCTCGCCGACGCCGGTCTCTTCCTCGACGC TGTTGATGTCTCCGGCGGTCGCAGCCTGAGATCCTACTACTCCGACATCGTGGCGATGCAGGGCGTGGCTCCCAACCTGCCGCCGGCCTGCACCGCCCGGCTCGACGCCACCTCG TGCTTCTTCCCTCAGAACGTGATCGATGGCATAAAGACCCCAATCTTCCTGCTAAACGCAGCGTACGACGTCTGGCAG ATACAGGAGAGCCTGGCGCCCAACGGAGCTGACCCTGGTGGCGCCTGGCGAGCCTGCAAGTCCAACCGCTCTGCCTGCGACGCGTCCCAGATGAAGTTCCTGCAAG ATTTCAGGGACCAGATGGTCGCATCCGTGAGAGGCTTCTCCGGCTCCGGAAGCAACGGCCTGTTCATCAACTCCTGCTTCGCGCACTGCCAGTCCGAGCTGCCGGCCACCTGGAGCAACGCAGCAGGCGGCTCCCCCGCCATTCAGAACAAG GGGATCGCGAGGTCAGTTGGAGATTGGTACTTCGGCCGAGCTGAAGTGAAGGCGATCGACTGTCCCTACCCCTGCGATGGAACATGCCGCCACATCATCTGA